The nucleotide sequence CCACTGCCGCCGGGGGCGGGCGAACGGGCGCGGCGGGGGCTGGGCGGGCACCGGAGTCAGGGGGACGGAGGATGCCAGAGGCCTCGGTTGGTGAGGAGCGGGAAGACGCCTTCGGCGAAGTTGTAGGCCTCTTCGAGGTGGGGGATGCCGGACAGCACGAACTCGTCGACGCCGCTTCGGTGATACGTCTCGATGAGGTCGGCGACCTCGGTGTGGCTGCCCACGAGGGCGGTGCCCGCGCCGCCGCGCACCAGACCGATCCCGGCCCACAGACCGGGGTGGATCTCCAGGCGCTCGGTCGACCCGTTGTGCAGTTCGCGCATGCGGCGTTGGCCGGTCGATTCGCTGCGCGCCAGGGCGAGTTGCGTCTCGCGGATGCGTTCGGGGTCCATACCGGCGAGCAGGCGCTCGGCCTCGGCCCACGCCTGGGCCGAGGTGTCGCGGGTGATCACGTGCAGCCGGACGCCGAAGCGGGGCTTGCGGCCGTTCGCCGCGGCGGTCGCGCGGATCGCGTCGAACTTGTCGGCGACCTGCCGAGGAGGTTCCCCCCAGGTCAGGTACACGTCCGCGTGCCGTGCCGCGACCGACGTGGCGGCGGCCGAGGAGCCGCCGAAGTAGATTTCCGGGACCGGTGCGGGCAGCCGGGTCAGTTCGGCCCGTTCGACGCGCAGGTGTTCCCCGTGGTGGTCGACGGTCTCGCCTGCCCACAATCGCCGGACGATGTCGAGGAATTCGTCCGTCCGCGCGTAGCGTCCGTTCTTGTCGAGGAAGTCACCGTAGGCGCGCTGCTCGGGCGACTCGCCGCCGGTGACCACGTTGAGCAGGAGTCGTCCGCGTGACTGGTTCTGGTAGCTGGCGGCCATCTGGGCGGCCAGGGTCGGGCTGATCTGCCCCGGGCGGAACGCCACGAGGAATTTCAGGCGTTCGCTGACCTGGGTGAGCATCGCCGTGGTCAGCCACGCGTCCTCGCACCACCTGCCGGTGGGGGTCAGCGCGCCGACGAAGCCGAGTTGCTCGGCCGCGCGGGCGATCTGGCCGAGGTAGGCGATGTTCGGCGGGCGGTCCGACCCCGCGGTCCCGGGTGTCGAGCCGTGGCCGCCCCCGACGACGTGCCGGCTGTCGCCGGTGGTGGGCAGGAACCAGTGGAAGGCCAGTGACATGCGGACTCCTGGGCGATGGATCAGGCGGTGGTCGGTGACGCGAG is from Yinghuangia sp. ASG 101 and encodes:
- a CDS encoding LLM class flavin-dependent oxidoreductase, with product MSLAFHWFLPTTGDSRHVVGGGHGSTPGTAGSDRPPNIAYLGQIARAAEQLGFVGALTPTGRWCEDAWLTTAMLTQVSERLKFLVAFRPGQISPTLAAQMAASYQNQSRGRLLLNVVTGGESPEQRAYGDFLDKNGRYARTDEFLDIVRRLWAGETVDHHGEHLRVERAELTRLPAPVPEIYFGGSSAAATSVAARHADVYLTWGEPPRQVADKFDAIRATAAANGRKPRFGVRLHVITRDTSAQAWAEAERLLAGMDPERIRETQLALARSESTGQRRMRELHNGSTERLEIHPGLWAGIGLVRGGAGTALVGSHTEVADLIETYHRSGVDEFVLSGIPHLEEAYNFAEGVFPLLTNRGLWHPPSP